A section of the Serratia liquefaciens ATCC 27592 genome encodes:
- a CDS encoding sensor histidine kinase produces MKNLTLTQRLTLIFALLMVVSCAISGWMQVRSSTQYSQAVIQRLSGNLAQHIADSNPLLGQNGLNAPSVHSLFDQLMAVNPSVEVYLLDKQGNIIGNAAPAGHLKRQKVDLLPLQALFDGASMPVYGDDPRNPNARKVFSAAPLKVNGQVEGYLYVVLLGEDYDALASNALFSSAVSMALWSSGLMVLFSLLAGGFAFYWVTRPIRRLTRQVSELDSGGIAAVQAYAALPVDAAGRDEVSRLQQAFNSMAQRIALQWQSLSQQDQQRREFIANISHDLRTPLTSLHGYLETLSVKSASLSENDRQRYLEIALAQSRKVGRLAQELFELARLEYGVVKPQKEPFSLSELVQDVFQKFELAAEARQQRLLADIAPGIPLVFADVSMIERVLTNLLDNAIRHTPQGGEIEVRLWQQAGKVLVQLNDSGPGIPQELRADLFVRPSILSSARRHASGLGLMIVRRILLLHDSDIQLIEQPQRGACFRFSIPLR; encoded by the coding sequence ATGAAAAACCTTACGTTAACGCAACGTCTGACCCTGATCTTCGCACTGCTGATGGTAGTCAGCTGCGCCATATCCGGCTGGATGCAGGTGCGCAGCAGTACCCAGTATAGCCAGGCGGTGATCCAGCGGTTGTCCGGTAATCTGGCGCAGCACATTGCCGACAGTAACCCGCTGTTGGGGCAAAACGGGCTGAACGCCCCCTCGGTTCACAGCCTGTTCGATCAGCTGATGGCGGTAAACCCCAGCGTTGAGGTCTACCTGCTCGACAAACAGGGCAATATCATTGGCAACGCCGCGCCGGCCGGCCACCTGAAACGCCAGAAAGTGGATCTGCTGCCGTTGCAGGCCTTGTTCGATGGCGCCAGCATGCCGGTTTACGGCGATGACCCGCGCAACCCGAATGCCAGAAAAGTGTTCAGCGCCGCACCGCTGAAGGTCAATGGTCAGGTTGAAGGCTATTTGTACGTGGTGCTGCTGGGCGAAGACTACGACGCGCTGGCCAGCAACGCGCTGTTTAGCTCTGCGGTTTCTATGGCGCTGTGGTCATCGGGCCTGATGGTGCTGTTCAGCCTGTTGGCCGGCGGATTCGCGTTCTATTGGGTCACCCGGCCAATCCGTCGTCTTACGCGTCAGGTCAGCGAGCTGGACAGCGGCGGCATCGCTGCGGTACAGGCCTATGCCGCGCTGCCGGTCGACGCCGCCGGACGCGACGAGGTCAGCCGACTGCAGCAAGCCTTCAACAGCATGGCGCAACGCATCGCCTTACAGTGGCAGTCGCTTTCACAGCAGGACCAACAGCGCCGCGAGTTTATCGCCAATATCTCGCACGACCTGCGTACCCCGCTGACTTCGCTGCACGGCTACCTGGAAACGCTGTCGGTAAAATCCGCCAGCCTGAGTGAAAACGATCGCCAACGCTATCTGGAGATCGCGCTGGCGCAGAGCCGCAAGGTTGGTCGGCTGGCGCAGGAGCTGTTCGAGCTGGCACGGCTGGAGTATGGCGTGGTGAAACCGCAGAAAGAGCCGTTCTCGCTCAGCGAGCTGGTGCAGGATGTGTTCCAGAAGTTCGAGCTGGCAGCCGAGGCTCGCCAGCAACGGCTGCTGGCTGATATCGCCCCGGGCATTCCATTGGTGTTCGCCGATGTCAGCATGATTGAACGCGTGTTGACCAACCTGCTGGACAACGCTATTCGCCACACGCCACAGGGGGGCGAGATTGAAGTGCGGCTCTGGCAGCAGGCAGGCAAGGTGCTGGTTCAACTTAACGACAGTGGCCCCGGTATCCCACAGGAGCTGCGCGCCGATCTGTTCGTTCGCCCTTCTATTCTGAGCAGCGCGCGTCGCCACGCCAGCGGGCTGGGATTGATGATCGTGCGGCGCATTTTGTTGCTGCACGACAGCGATATCCAACTGATCGAACAACCGCAACGCGG
- a CDS encoding response regulator transcription factor produces the protein MEKPKKILIVEDDGNIAELLQLHLRDEGYDISHAADGNLGMAMLEQGGWDALILDLMLPGIDGLEICRRARNMTRYTPIIITSARSSEVHRVLGLELGADDYLAKPFSMLELVARVKALFRRQEAMSRNLKMDAGTLSFDGLTIDPIAREVLLNHQAIDLTPREFDLLYFFAKHPGKVFSRLSLLNQVWGYQHEGYEHTVNTHINRLRIKIESNPAEPERILTVWGMGYKFAAAPQE, from the coding sequence ATGGAAAAGCCAAAGAAAATTTTAATCGTCGAGGATGACGGCAATATCGCAGAGCTGCTGCAGTTACATCTGCGCGACGAGGGTTATGACATCAGCCATGCCGCCGATGGCAATCTGGGGATGGCGATGCTGGAACAGGGCGGCTGGGACGCATTGATCCTCGATTTGATGCTACCGGGGATCGATGGGTTGGAGATCTGCCGCCGCGCGCGCAACATGACGCGCTACACGCCGATCATCATCACCAGCGCGCGATCCAGCGAGGTACATCGCGTGCTGGGGTTGGAACTCGGTGCCGACGACTATCTCGCCAAACCCTTTTCGATGCTGGAACTGGTGGCCAGGGTTAAGGCACTGTTTCGCCGTCAGGAAGCCATGAGCCGCAACCTGAAAATGGACGCCGGCACCTTGAGCTTTGACGGCCTGACCATCGATCCGATTGCGCGTGAAGTGCTGTTGAATCATCAAGCCATCGACCTGACGCCGCGTGAATTCGACCTGCTGTATTTTTTTGCCAAACACCCCGGCAAGGTCTTTTCCCGCTTGAGCCTGCTCAACCAGGTGTGGGGATATCAGCACGAAGGCTATGAGCACACCGTGAATACCCACATCAACCGGCTGCGCATCAAGATTGAAAGCAACCCGGCGGAACCCGAGCGCATCCTCACCGTATGGGGTATGGGCTACAAATTCGCGGCAGCGCCGCAAGAGTGA
- a CDS encoding cytochrome b/b6 domain-containing protein — protein MAMSITPEKPALIHPLWLRLTHWLNALAMLIMVTSGWRIYNASPLFNFSFINELTLGGWLGGALQWHFAGMWLFGINGLCYLLINLFSGRLKRKFWPLSPKALLSDLLAALRGKLGHSDLRHYNMVQRAAYLFVMVAGVVMVISGLVLWKSVQFPLLRELLGGYEAARYIHFYAMSALVGFVVVHLVMVALVPRTLLAMLRGR, from the coding sequence ATGGCCATGTCCATTACGCCGGAGAAACCCGCACTGATCCACCCGCTGTGGCTGCGCCTGACGCATTGGTTGAATGCGTTGGCGATGCTGATCATGGTCACCAGCGGGTGGCGCATCTACAACGCTTCCCCGCTGTTCAACTTCAGTTTTATCAATGAGCTGACGCTGGGCGGTTGGTTGGGTGGGGCGCTCCAATGGCACTTCGCCGGCATGTGGCTGTTTGGGATCAACGGGTTGTGTTATCTGCTGATCAATCTGTTCAGCGGCCGTTTGAAACGCAAATTTTGGCCGCTCAGCCCAAAAGCCTTGTTGAGCGATCTGCTGGCAGCGCTGCGGGGCAAACTCGGTCATAGCGATTTGCGTCATTACAACATGGTACAGCGAGCTGCTTATCTGTTTGTGATGGTGGCAGGCGTAGTGATGGTGATATCTGGCCTGGTGTTGTGGAAGTCGGTGCAATTTCCGCTGCTGCGCGAATTGCTCGGCGGCTATGAAGCGGCACGTTATATCCACTTTTACGCCATGTCGGCGCTGGTGGGGTTTGTAGTAGTGCACCTGGTCATGGTGGCGCTGGTACCACGCACGCTGTTGGCCATGCTGCGTGGACGTTAA
- a CDS encoding molybdopterin-dependent oxidoreductase has translation MKTDKPLISLSEGREIVREAQQLLARQLTSSSRRRFLRNGLTLGGIAMLTGCDLSDNTHVEQALSRISRFNDRVQGWLFNADHLAPVYAESQITRPFPFNAFYAEEEAPDINGEDYRLEVSGLVLNKQPWTLPQLHSMTQISQVTRHICVEGWSAIGKWGGVPFAQFLQAIGADLSANYVSFKCADDYYTSIDMATALHPQTIMALTYDGQILPRKYGYPMKLRMPTKLGYKNPKHIQVIEITNRFPGGYWEDQGYNWFGGS, from the coding sequence ATGAAAACAGATAAACCCCTTATCAGCCTGAGTGAAGGCCGGGAGATTGTCAGGGAAGCACAGCAGTTGCTGGCGCGTCAATTGACCTCCTCTTCACGCCGCCGTTTTCTGCGTAACGGGTTGACGCTGGGTGGCATTGCGATGCTCACCGGCTGTGACCTTAGCGACAACACCCATGTGGAACAGGCGTTGAGCCGTATCTCGCGCTTTAACGATCGGGTGCAGGGGTGGCTGTTTAACGCCGACCATTTGGCACCGGTGTATGCCGAGTCGCAGATTACTCGTCCGTTCCCGTTCAACGCGTTTTACGCCGAGGAAGAGGCGCCGGATATCAATGGCGAGGATTATCGGTTGGAGGTCAGTGGGTTAGTGCTGAATAAGCAGCCGTGGACCTTGCCGCAATTGCACAGCATGACGCAAATCAGCCAGGTGACGCGCCATATCTGCGTTGAAGGTTGGAGCGCCATCGGTAAGTGGGGGGGCGTACCCTTTGCGCAATTTTTGCAGGCGATCGGCGCGGACCTGAGCGCCAACTATGTCAGCTTCAAATGCGCCGACGACTACTACACCAGCATCGACATGGCCACGGCGCTGCATCCGCAAACCATTATGGCGCTGACTTACGATGGCCAGATCCTGCCGCGTAAATACGGCTATCCGATGAAGCTGCGCATGCCGACCAAGCTCGGCTACAAGAACCCGAAACATATTCAGGTCATAGAGATCACCAACCGCTTTCCCGGCGGCTACTGGGAAGATCAAGGTTACAACTGGTTTGGCGGCAGCTAA
- a CDS encoding pentapeptide MXKDX repeat protein, whose product MKKLFAVMMCSALMLGSLGANAADSMGKDAMKKDGMSQMSHDGMAKDGMKKECMGKDCMKKDGMGKDAMGKDAMGKDAMKHDGMKKDSMGKDAMKHDGMKKDSMSKDAMQKDAMGQ is encoded by the coding sequence ATGAAAAAGTTATTCGCAGTAATGATGTGTAGCGCGTTGATGTTAGGTTCCCTCGGTGCCAATGCCGCCGACAGCATGGGCAAAGACGCGATGAAAAAAGACGGCATGAGCCAGATGTCGCACGACGGTATGGCCAAAGACGGCATGAAAAAAGAGTGTATGGGCAAGGATTGCATGAAGAAAGACGGCATGGGCAAAGATGCCATGGGCAAAGATGCCATGGGCAAAGATGCCATGAAACATGATGGCATGAAGAAAGACAGCATGGGTAAAGACGCCATGAAGCATGACGGCATGAAGAAAGACAGTATGAGTAAAGACGCTATGCAAAAAGACGCTATGGGGCAGTAA
- a CDS encoding YkgB family protein produces the protein MVQTMWLQRFKRSNWDVAFVRLALVVIFAAFGYAKWFDYEAQGLVPLIGNSPLLAWMHDVFGIRGASYALGVAEWSFGLLLLAGFWSRRLGLLGAVGSTLTYLTTLTLIFSTPGAWEVSAGGFPAMGGATSFLLKDLVLLAGSILLLKADLPDDIP, from the coding sequence ATGGTTCAGACAATGTGGCTGCAGCGCTTTAAGCGCTCGAACTGGGACGTGGCCTTTGTGCGGCTGGCGCTGGTGGTGATCTTCGCCGCTTTCGGCTATGCCAAGTGGTTTGATTATGAAGCGCAGGGGCTGGTGCCTCTGATTGGTAATAGCCCGCTGCTGGCCTGGATGCACGATGTGTTTGGCATTCGCGGTGCCAGTTATGCGTTAGGGGTTGCCGAGTGGAGCTTTGGTCTTTTGCTGCTGGCCGGTTTTTGGTCGCGACGTTTGGGGTTATTGGGGGCGGTGGGATCGACGCTGACTTATCTGACGACCCTGACGCTGATCTTCTCCACTCCGGGTGCCTGGGAAGTTTCGGCCGGTGGCTTTCCGGCGATGGGGGGAGCCACCAGCTTTCTGCTAAAAGATCTGGTGTTATTGGCGGGTTCGATACTGCTGCTAAAAGCCGACTTGCCTGACGATATACCGTAA
- a CDS encoding choline transporter: protein MTTRETSSKPQKDGLNPVVFFTSAGLILAFSLMTIFFTDFSGRWITRTLNWVSTTFGWYYLLAATLYIVFVVFIAASRFGSIKLGPEQSKPEFSLMSWAAMLFAAGIGIDLMFFSVAEPVTQYMMPPEGQGQTMEAARQAMVWTLFHYGLTGWSMYALMGIALGYFSYRYNLPLTIRSALYPIFGKRINGPIGHSVDIAAVLGTIFGIATTLGIGVVQLNYGLKVLFHIPENLTVQAALILLSVIMATISVTSGVNKGIRILSELNVLLALGLIMFVLFFGDTEFLLNALVLNVGDYVNRFMGMTLNSFAFDRPVEWMNNWTLFFWAWWVAWAPFVGLFLARISRGRTIRQFVVGTLIIPFVFTLLWLSIFGNSALYQIIHGNAAFAQEVMQYPERGFYSLLAQYPGFTFSASVATITGLLFYVTSADSGSLVLGNFTSRLSDINNDAPNWLRIFWSITIGLLTIGMLMTDGVPALQKTTVIMGLPFSFVIFFVMAGLYKSLRVEDYRKASALNTSAPMPVSSNDVLNWKQRLSRVMNYPGTQYTQKMLDTRCRPAMQEVARELELRGAKVEFSEVPPTEDERLSHLELLVHLGEEQNFIYQIWPQRYSVPGFTYRARSGKSHYYRLETFLMEGTQGNDLMDYSKEQVIGDILDQYEKHLNFVHIHREAPGNTLTFPDM from the coding sequence ATGACAACACGCGAAACCTCCTCAAAACCACAAAAGGATGGCCTTAATCCGGTGGTTTTCTTTACCTCGGCGGGGCTGATTCTGGCCTTCTCGCTGATGACCATCTTTTTTACCGATTTCTCCGGGCGATGGATCACCCGCACCCTGAATTGGGTTTCAACCACCTTCGGCTGGTATTACCTGCTGGCCGCTACTCTGTACATCGTATTTGTGGTGTTTATCGCCGCGTCGCGCTTCGGTTCGATCAAGCTCGGGCCAGAACAGTCGAAACCCGAATTCAGCCTGATGAGTTGGGCAGCGATGCTGTTCGCCGCCGGCATCGGCATCGATCTGATGTTCTTCTCGGTCGCCGAACCGGTGACGCAATATATGATGCCACCGGAAGGCCAGGGCCAGACGATGGAAGCCGCCCGCCAGGCCATGGTGTGGACACTGTTCCACTACGGGCTGACCGGCTGGTCGATGTATGCGCTGATGGGCATCGCCCTCGGCTACTTCAGCTACCGCTATAACCTGCCGTTGACCATCCGTTCGGCGCTCTACCCGATTTTCGGTAAACGCATCAACGGCCCGATCGGCCACAGCGTAGACATAGCGGCCGTGCTGGGCACTATCTTCGGCATCGCCACCACGCTGGGTATTGGCGTAGTGCAGTTGAACTACGGGCTGAAAGTTCTGTTCCACATTCCGGAAAACCTGACGGTTCAGGCCGCGCTGATCCTGCTTTCAGTGATCATGGCGACCATTTCGGTGACCTCAGGCGTTAACAAGGGCATCCGCATTCTGTCCGAACTCAACGTGCTGTTGGCGTTGGGGCTGATCATGTTCGTGCTGTTCTTCGGAGATACCGAATTCCTGCTCAATGCGCTGGTGCTCAACGTTGGCGACTACGTTAACCGCTTTATGGGGATGACCCTTAACAGCTTCGCCTTCGATCGTCCGGTAGAATGGATGAACAACTGGACCCTGTTCTTCTGGGCCTGGTGGGTGGCCTGGGCGCCGTTTGTCGGCCTGTTCCTGGCGCGTATTTCGCGTGGGCGCACCATCCGCCAATTTGTAGTCGGTACGCTGATTATTCCTTTCGTGTTCACCCTGCTGTGGCTGTCGATTTTCGGCAACAGCGCGCTGTATCAGATCATTCACGGTAACGCCGCTTTCGCGCAGGAAGTAATGCAGTATCCGGAACGCGGTTTCTACAGCCTGCTGGCTCAGTATCCGGGCTTCACCTTCAGCGCCTCGGTGGCAACCATCACTGGCCTGCTGTTCTACGTCACGTCGGCGGATTCAGGTTCACTGGTTTTGGGTAACTTCACCTCGCGTCTGAGCGACATCAACAACGATGCGCCCAACTGGCTACGTATTTTTTGGTCAATAACCATTGGCCTGCTGACCATCGGCATGCTGATGACCGACGGCGTGCCCGCGTTGCAAAAAACCACGGTGATCATGGGCCTGCCGTTCAGCTTTGTGATCTTCTTCGTGATGGCCGGATTGTATAAGTCATTGCGGGTAGAGGATTACCGCAAAGCCAGCGCGTTGAACACCAGTGCGCCAATGCCGGTGTCCAGCAATGACGTGCTCAACTGGAAACAGCGCCTGTCGCGCGTAATGAATTATCCTGGCACGCAGTACACGCAGAAAATGCTGGATACCCGTTGCCGACCGGCGATGCAAGAAGTGGCGCGTGAGCTGGAACTGCGCGGTGCCAAAGTGGAATTCAGTGAGGTACCGCCGACCGAAGATGAACGTTTGAGCCATCTGGAGCTGCTGGTGCATCTGGGCGAAGAGCAGAACTTCATCTACCAGATCTGGCCACAGCGCTATTCGGTGCCGGGCTTTACCTATCGTGCTCGCTCCGGTAAGTCGCATTACTACCGGTTGGAAACCTTCCTGATGGAAGGCACCCAGGGCAATGACCTGATGGATTACAGCAAAGAGCAGGTGATCGGCGATATTCTCGATCAGTATGAGAAACACCTGAACTTTGTGCATATCCACCGTGAGGCGCCGGGCAATACCTTGACCTTCCCGGATATGTGA
- the betI gene encoding transcriptional regulator BetI: protein MPKVGMQPIRRQQLIDATLAAVNEVGMHDATIAQIARRAGVSNGIISHYFKDKNGLLEATMRYLISHLGEAVKLRLQALSDQSPASRLQAIVAGNFDDSQINSAAMKTWLAFWASSLHQPQLNRLQQVNGRRLYSNLCAEFSRQLPKAQARLAAKGLAALIDGLWLRSALRGAAFNQKQAIALTTEYITFQLRGQTPP, encoded by the coding sequence ATGCCAAAGGTAGGAATGCAGCCAATCAGAAGGCAGCAGTTGATAGATGCCACGCTGGCCGCGGTGAACGAAGTGGGAATGCATGACGCCACCATCGCGCAAATAGCGCGGCGGGCCGGAGTTTCCAACGGCATCATCAGCCATTATTTCAAGGACAAGAACGGCCTGCTGGAAGCCACTATGCGCTATTTGATTAGCCATTTGGGCGAGGCGGTGAAGCTGCGGCTACAGGCGTTAAGCGACCAGAGCCCGGCATCACGGCTGCAGGCGATCGTCGCCGGTAACTTCGACGACAGCCAGATCAACAGTGCAGCGATGAAAACCTGGCTGGCGTTTTGGGCCAGCAGCTTACACCAGCCGCAGCTTAATCGGCTGCAACAGGTGAACGGCCGTCGGCTGTATTCCAACCTGTGTGCCGAATTTAGTCGCCAACTGCCCAAGGCGCAGGCGCGACTGGCAGCCAAAGGATTGGCAGCACTGATTGACGGCCTGTGGCTGCGCAGTGCGTTGCGCGGCGCGGCGTTCAACCAGAAGCAGGCGATAGCACTCACGACCGAATACATTACGTTTCAACTCCGGGGGCAAACGCCACCCTGA
- the betB gene encoding betaine-aldehyde dehydrogenase, whose product MSRFGLQKLYINGAYVDSTDGKTFNAVNPANGEVLAEIQSASAEDVNRAVASAASGQKVWAAMTAMERSRILRRAVDILRERNDELAALETLDTGKAMSETTAVDIVTGADVLEYYAGLIPAIEGQQIPLRDSAFVYTRREPLGVVAGIGAWNYPIQIALWKSAPALAAGNAMIFKPSEVTSLTALKLAEIYTEAGLPDGVFNVVTGSGAEVGQYLTDHPGIAKVSFTGGVKTGKKVMANASGSTLKEVTMELGGKSPLIIFDDACLDRAADIAMMANFYSSGQVCTNGTRVFVPAALQAEFEAKILERVKRIRLGDPTDPQTNFGPLVSFAHMESVLRFIESGKKSGARLLCGGERVTEGEYAKGAYVAPTVFTDCGDEMEIVREEIFGPVMSILTYHSEEEVVRRANDTTFGLAAGLVTNDLTRAHRVIHQLEAGICWINTWGESAPEMPVGGYKQSGVGRENGLSTLEHYTQVKSVQVELGEYISIF is encoded by the coding sequence ATGTCCCGTTTTGGCTTACAGAAGCTCTATATTAATGGTGCCTATGTAGACAGTACCGATGGAAAAACTTTCAACGCGGTTAACCCGGCGAACGGTGAAGTGCTTGCCGAGATCCAGTCCGCCAGCGCTGAAGACGTCAACCGTGCGGTGGCCAGTGCAGCCAGCGGACAGAAAGTGTGGGCGGCGATGACGGCGATGGAACGTTCTCGTATTCTGCGCCGTGCGGTGGATATTCTGCGTGAACGCAACGACGAACTGGCCGCGCTGGAAACGTTGGATACCGGCAAGGCCATGTCGGAAACCACGGCAGTGGATATCGTTACCGGTGCCGACGTATTGGAATATTATGCGGGTCTGATCCCGGCGATCGAAGGCCAGCAGATCCCGCTGCGTGACAGCGCCTTTGTTTATACCCGCCGTGAGCCCCTGGGCGTGGTGGCCGGTATTGGCGCCTGGAACTACCCGATCCAGATTGCCCTGTGGAAATCCGCACCGGCACTGGCGGCAGGCAACGCGATGATCTTCAAACCCAGTGAAGTCACTTCCCTGACGGCGCTGAAGCTGGCGGAAATCTATACCGAAGCCGGTTTGCCGGACGGCGTATTCAACGTGGTCACCGGCAGCGGCGCAGAAGTCGGCCAGTACCTGACCGATCATCCCGGCATTGCCAAGGTGTCCTTCACCGGCGGTGTCAAAACCGGTAAGAAAGTGATGGCTAACGCCTCAGGTTCGACGCTGAAAGAAGTCACCATGGAGCTGGGTGGCAAATCCCCGCTGATTATTTTTGACGACGCCTGCCTGGATCGCGCCGCCGATATCGCCATGATGGCCAACTTCTACAGCTCCGGCCAGGTGTGCACCAACGGGACTCGAGTATTTGTCCCCGCAGCGTTGCAGGCCGAGTTCGAAGCCAAAATCCTCGAACGCGTTAAGCGCATCCGCCTGGGAGATCCTACCGATCCACAAACCAACTTCGGCCCGCTGGTCAGCTTCGCGCATATGGAGTCGGTATTACGCTTCATCGAAAGCGGCAAGAAAAGCGGCGCTCGCCTGTTGTGCGGCGGCGAACGTGTGACTGAGGGTGAATACGCCAAAGGGGCTTATGTGGCGCCGACGGTATTTACCGACTGCGGTGACGAGATGGAGATCGTGCGCGAAGAGATCTTTGGGCCGGTCATGAGCATTCTCACTTACCACAGCGAAGAAGAAGTGGTACGCCGTGCGAACGACACCACCTTCGGCCTGGCTGCCGGTTTGGTGACGAACGATCTGACCCGGGCGCATCGGGTGATCCACCAGTTGGAGGCCGGTATTTGCTGGATCAACACCTGGGGTGAATCGGCGCCGGAAATGCCGGTCGGCGGGTACAAGCAGTCTGGCGTCGGCCGTGAAAATGGCCTCAGTACGCTGGAACATTACACCCAGGTCAAATCGGTACAAGTCGAGCTGGGCGAATATATTTCCATCTTTTAA
- the betA gene encoding choline dehydrogenase, translated as MEYDYIIIGAGSAGNVLATRLTEDADVSVLLLEAGGPDYRMDFRTQMPAALAFPLQGRRYNWAYETDPEPHMNNRRMECGRGKGLGGSSLINGMCYIRGNAMDFDNWAKAPGLEDWSYLDCLPYFRKAETRDIGPNDYHGGDGPVSVTTPKAGNNELFHAMVEAGVQAGYPRTDDLNGYQQEGFGPMDRTVTPKGRRASTARGYLDQARSRSNLKIVTHALTDRIRFEGKRAVGVDYLQGESNQINSARARREVLLCAGAIASPQILQRSGVGPAALLNRLDIDLVHDLPGVGENLQDHLEMYLQYACNKPVSLYPALQWFNQPKIGAEWLFNGTGVGASNQFEAGGFIRSREEFAWPNIQYHFLPVAINYNGSNAVKEHGFQAHVGSMRSPSRGRVQVKSKDPRQHPSILFNYMATEQDWQEFRDAIRITREIMAQPALDEYRGREISPGPEVQTDEQLDAFVREHAETAFHPSCSCKMGEDEMAVVDGQGRVHGMEGLRVVDASIMPLIITGNLNATTIMIAEKIADRIRQRTPLPRSTADYYVAGDAPARKP; from the coding sequence ATGGAATACGATTACATCATTATCGGTGCCGGCTCAGCCGGTAACGTTTTAGCCACCCGTTTAACCGAAGACGCTGATGTTAGCGTATTGCTGCTGGAAGCCGGCGGCCCGGATTATCGGATGGATTTTCGCACCCAGATGCCGGCCGCGCTGGCATTCCCGCTGCAGGGCCGTCGTTACAACTGGGCGTATGAAACCGATCCTGAGCCGCACATGAACAACCGCCGCATGGAGTGTGGCCGGGGTAAAGGGCTGGGCGGCTCATCACTGATTAACGGCATGTGCTACATCCGCGGCAACGCGATGGACTTCGACAACTGGGCAAAAGCACCGGGGTTGGAGGACTGGAGTTATCTGGACTGCCTGCCATATTTCCGCAAGGCGGAAACCCGCGATATCGGGCCTAATGATTATCACGGTGGCGACGGCCCGGTCAGCGTGACCACGCCGAAAGCCGGTAATAACGAATTGTTCCACGCAATGGTGGAGGCCGGTGTGCAGGCGGGTTATCCGCGTACTGATGACCTGAACGGCTACCAGCAGGAAGGCTTTGGCCCGATGGATCGCACGGTCACGCCGAAAGGCCGTCGCGCCAGCACCGCTCGGGGTTATCTGGATCAGGCTCGTTCCCGTTCAAACCTGAAGATTGTGACTCACGCGTTGACCGACCGCATCCGCTTCGAGGGTAAGCGTGCGGTGGGCGTTGACTACTTGCAGGGCGAAAGTAACCAAATCAACAGTGCCCGAGCGCGTCGTGAAGTGTTGCTGTGTGCCGGGGCGATTGCCTCGCCGCAGATTTTGCAGCGTTCCGGCGTTGGTCCAGCGGCGCTGCTGAACCGCCTGGACATCGATCTGGTGCACGATCTGCCCGGCGTGGGCGAGAACTTGCAGGACCATCTGGAAATGTACCTGCAATACGCCTGTAACAAACCGGTGTCGTTGTACCCGGCATTGCAATGGTTCAACCAGCCGAAGATCGGCGCAGAGTGGCTGTTCAATGGCACCGGCGTGGGCGCCAGCAACCAGTTTGAAGCCGGTGGCTTTATCCGCAGCCGCGAAGAGTTCGCCTGGCCGAACATTCAGTACCATTTCTTGCCGGTGGCGATTAACTACAACGGCAGCAACGCGGTGAAAGAGCACGGTTTTCAGGCGCACGTCGGTTCAATGCGCTCCCCAAGCCGTGGCCGGGTGCAGGTGAAATCGAAGGATCCGCGCCAACATCCGAGCATCTTGTTCAACTATATGGCGACCGAACAGGACTGGCAGGAGTTCCGCGATGCCATTCGCATCACGCGCGAAATCATGGCGCAGCCTGCATTGGACGAATACCGCGGCCGCGAGATAAGCCCGGGGCCAGAAGTGCAGACCGACGAACAGCTGGACGCTTTTGTGCGTGAGCATGCCGAAACCGCCTTCCATCCTTCCTGCTCATGCAAAATGGGCGAAGACGAGATGGCGGTGGTGGATGGGCAAGGGCGAGTGCACGGTATGGAAGGCCTGCGGGTGGTGGATGCGTCCATTATGCCGCTGATCATCACCGGTAACCTGAACGCCACCACCATCATGATCGCCGAGAAGATTGCCGATCGTATTCGCCAGCGCACGCCGTTGCCGCGTAGTACTGCCGACTATTACGTGGCCGGCGACGCCCCGGCGCGTAAGCCATAA